The Sphingobacteriales bacterium genomic sequence ATAATATTAGAGATTTTATATTTATTAATTTAGCATATATTTGTTTTCATCAACAAACATAAACATATAAAAAGGCAAAATATTTTGTGTCTTATAAATTACAATATAATAAATAATATTACAACATGAATCCTTTCAAACAAAGAAGCTCATTTCCATCGAGTATTGTTACAGGGCTTGTAGGTTGGATTGGCTTTATTTTTATAGGCTCGCTAATTTTTGGCTTTAAAGTTCCATCCGAGATATTGTTGCTGCTTGGCCTTGCCTCTGCCTTGGTTCAGACTGTATTTTTACGGCTTACATTTTTTGTTTTACGAATGCACAAACATATTTTAATTGGTGCATTTTGGGGCTTAGTAACGGCAGTCGGAATTTTTTACGCCACAACAGTATTTTATTCTAATTTAAAAACACATCAACTTTATTGGTTAATTATTTACGCTTATATTGGTGCCCCCGTAGGAGCGTTTTTGTCGTATTTTTATATCGATGATAAGAAGATATTTGATGCGGTGGATGGGCAAAAATCTGCTCCAGATTTTGGTCGAGATGCCCACTGGCTCGAGCCTTTCGGTTTTGGGGCAATTGCCTATTTGCTTGCCTTTTTTCCTTTCGCCCATTTTGACTTAACTGTTAATGTTTTTTTAGTTGGTGCAATGAGTGGCGTTTTTGCAGCAGGCGCAAGCCATTTTTCTCCCGACAAATGGAAGCAGTCTTTTATTGTTCTCGCCATTATTATTTTAGGGCTGGGCAGTTTACAGGGTTGGCTAACGGGGTTTCTTTTTAGAGCCTATGCCGAACAGCTTTATACCAACAATTTAGTTCATGGTATAGCGGGCGGTGTAATTACCTATTTAATGACGTTTCTTCGTGGGCGGCAACTAGCAAATAAAGAAGGAAAAGGCTCACTATAATTTTATTATATAATACAATAATGTTACAACTAATTTGCCATATTTTACATATTGCCGCCACTTGTACCTCACTTGGAGGGCTGTTTTATTCCAGAATGGTTTTGCTACCCAATATGAGATATATTCCCCAAGAAGCAAGAGAACAATACCTCAACAAAATGATTAAACGTTTTGCCTATATTAAATGGGCAGGTGTAATTGTAATAATTATAACCGGAATAATACAGTGGATTGACATTTACCCCAATATCAATATCGTAGATAAGTCAAAATACTTAATTGCATTTGCAATTAAAATGATTGGTGCATTAGGACTTTTTTCTATTACTTTTTTACTTGCGCTACCCAACGAAAAGCTGAAAGGAATGCAGCAACACAGAGCTTTTTGGGCAGGTGTTAATATTTTTTGTGCGCTAACTATATTAATTGGAGCAGCCCTAATGAGGGCAACACGCAACGGGCAGCTATAAACTAAAACAAACGGTAACAGAACGCCGCGTGAGTAGCTAATATTTGAGCAAATTACTTGTTTTACCCATTCTATAAATCACTTCTTTATTCAATTAATAAAACACATTTCAGTTAAAGAATCCAGAAAAAGCAGGGTTGCAAGTTTCATCGTTTAAACTTTAAAAAAACAGCCCAGCCCAATAAGCACAAAGTCAAAAATAGTGCCATCCGGCTTAAATAATCGCCAAAGCGGGCATATATCGTTATGGTGTCGTTAGCTAAAATAGTATCTTTAATTGCCGCTGCCATCCACCAGGGTTGGGGCTGTAGTATATTGCCGCGCTGATTTACAAAACACGATGTGCCGGTATTAGCTGAGCGGGCAATACTTCGCCGCGTTTCAATGGCACGTAACGAGGCATAGGCTGCATGTTGTTTATACCCTGGTGTTTTACCCCACCACCCGTCGTTAGTAATAATAAAAATTAAATTGGCACCGCGCCGTATATATTCGGTTACATATTCGCCGTAAATACTTTCGTAACAAATAACGGGGGCAACGCCAATGCTGTCGGTGTTAAAAAATACGCTCCGATGTGCCTGTGTACCCCTGCTGCCCGATATGCCCTCTAACTGTACTGCCAAGGGTTCTAAAAATTTGAACACGCCAGGGTAAGGCATCCGCTCTGAGCCGGGTACCAATTTCGATTTGTGATAGTACTGTAATCGCTGCGAGGTGTCTATTTGTATGGCCGAGTTATACACATCGTAGGCGCGGTTTGTGTTTTTGAAAACCCGTGCCGTTGGACTTTCGTTTACGTTGTCGTATAATTTAAACGGCTCGAAACCTGCAACCAACGCCGTTTGTGGGTATTTACGCAAAAAATTGCGCAGGTATAAAATTTCCGGATGCGTTTGAAGGTCGGCTAACCAAAAACGGTCGTTATTTGGTATCGAGGTCTCGGGCCAAACTAAATAATCTACTTTCCGGAGGTTTTTGCTCTCGTTTACACTGCTTGAATCAACCTCCAAAACCTGCGCCGATAAGCGCAAAAATTTTTCCATTTGTTGCCCCATTGTCCGGCTGTCAAATTTTTCATTCCAAGGGTCAATATTTGGTTGCACCACGCCAACGGTTACCGGGCGGCCATGCTCTTGGTAAGTAAAATAACGTATTAACGAGGCTGTTACTGGCAATACTAACAATAATAGTATTAGCCCGAGGCGTTTTTGCCCCCATTTTTTATCCGGATATTGCTGCTGCGCTTTTGTAGTTTGGTAGCGTTGCCAGGCATCGAACACTAAAACGTTAATTATTAGTACCCACAGCGTACCTCCGGATGTGCCCGTTACCTCGTACCATTGAATAAGGGCTGGGAATTGCGCGAAGGAATTGCCCAAATTAAGCCAAGGAAAAGACAGCTCCCATTTTTGATGCAAAAACTCAAAACTCATCCAGGTAGCCACAAAAATTACAGCCCACCACTTTTGCCCAAGCCTGTGCTTAATACCATGGTATGCCAGTAATGGAAAACTCATAAAAAGCGAGTTTAATACAAAAGCCATAACACCGCCCCATAAGCTTGCATTTTTAATCCACCACGTATCTAATAAATTCCACAGCAAAAAATACAAATACCCCCATAAAAACAAACGCATGTACCTTGTTTTTGTAGGGTGCTGTCCGCCTTGATTGGCAATGTGGTTTTCCAAAGCTAACAAAGGCACAAAGCCAATAAAAACTAAAGGTATTAACGGCAAAGGAGGCCAGCAAAGCCACAATAAAACGGGGCCAAGCAAACATAAAAATAATCGGTATTGCCAGTTTTTCATCAGATAACAACACAAAAAATACAAAACTAAAAGTGCTACAAGCGCAAATATACTTACAATAAACCAAACATTGGCCTTAGTTGGCAAAACATAATTGGCTAACTAATACTGAATTTATACTAAACAGTTTTACTATCTAATTGTTATATACCAAGAAAGCAAGCAAATAACTTAGGAAACTCATTTTAAACGCTGTTTTTGCTTTACGCTTAACTTGTTCAATTCTACTCAATTAATCACAATATAAATAACTTTTTAAATCGTCAATTATTTTATGGCCTTTCAATTAGCCCCCCTGCCATACGCTTTTAATGCGTTAGAACCCCATATTGATGCCCGCACCATGGAAATTCACCATGGTAAACACCACGCAGCCTACACCAACAACCTTAACGCTGCCATTGCCGGCACCCCCAACGAGGGGAAAACCATCGAAGAATTATTACAAGTAGCCGGCAGCAGCCCCGCTATACGCAACAACGGCGGCGGATACTTTAATCACAACCTTTTTTGGAACACCATGTCGCCAAATGGCGGCGGCCAACCTAACGGCAATTTAGCAACCGCTATTAATACTGCCTTTGGCTCGTTCGATGAATTTAAAAAACAATTTGCCGCTGCTGCTACCACCCGCTTCGGCTCGGGCTGGGCATGGCTTGGCGTAAAACCCGATGGCAGCCTCTGCGTTTGTTCAACTGCCAACCAAGATAACCCACTAATGGATATAGCCGAATGTAAATGCCAGCCAATTTTGGGCTTAGATGTTTGGGAACATGCCTACTACTTAAATTACCAAAACCGCCGCCCCGACTATATTAATGCTTGGTGGAGCGTAGTAGATTGGAGTGCTGTTGCCAAATTATATGAAGCAGCCTGCTAATTATTAATAGTACGTAGTTGTCTGCGCGTAATTTTCGCTGAACTAATATCCTAAAAAAATAATCCCTCGCTGGTTTGCCAGCGAGGGATTTTCTCATGTAAAGAGAACCTTTTTCACACAATTTAGGCTCTGTTAATTATTTAACGCAACAAAGTAATATTTCCTTTTATATCGCGGGTAACACCGTCGGCAAAATAAATTTTCGCCTGCACTACATAAGTACCAACCTCGCAGTTATGGCCTTTAAACTCTCCATTCCAACCTTCGGTTGGCAACAATCCGTTACCTTCAAACATTAACTCACCCCAACGGTTATAAACCAACATATCGAGTTTGGCAATATTTGCGCCCAGCGGTATAAATACATCGTTT encodes the following:
- the lnt gene encoding apolipoprotein N-acyltransferase, whose translation is MKNWQYRLFLCLLGPVLLWLCWPPLPLIPLVFIGFVPLLALENHIANQGGQHPTKTRYMRLFLWGYLYFLLWNLLDTWWIKNASLWGGVMAFVLNSLFMSFPLLAYHGIKHRLGQKWWAVIFVATWMSFEFLHQKWELSFPWLNLGNSFAQFPALIQWYEVTGTSGGTLWVLIINVLVFDAWQRYQTTKAQQQYPDKKWGQKRLGLILLLLVLPVTASLIRYFTYQEHGRPVTVGVVQPNIDPWNEKFDSRTMGQQMEKFLRLSAQVLEVDSSSVNESKNLRKVDYLVWPETSIPNNDRFWLADLQTHPEILYLRNFLRKYPQTALVAGFEPFKLYDNVNESPTARVFKNTNRAYDVYNSAIQIDTSQRLQYYHKSKLVPGSERMPYPGVFKFLEPLAVQLEGISGSRGTQAHRSVFFNTDSIGVAPVICYESIYGEYVTEYIRRGANLIFIITNDGWWGKTPGYKQHAAYASLRAIETRRSIARSANTGTSCFVNQRGNILQPQPWWMAAAIKDTILANDTITIYARFGDYLSRMALFLTLCLLGWAVFLKFKR
- a CDS encoding superoxide dismutase, with the translated sequence MAFQLAPLPYAFNALEPHIDARTMEIHHGKHHAAYTNNLNAAIAGTPNEGKTIEELLQVAGSSPAIRNNGGGYFNHNLFWNTMSPNGGGQPNGNLATAINTAFGSFDEFKKQFAAAATTRFGSGWAWLGVKPDGSLCVCSTANQDNPLMDIAECKCQPILGLDVWEHAYYLNYQNRRPDYINAWWSVVDWSAVAKLYEAAC